The DNA segment TTTTTTCTTTCTCGCTCAACTGCACGTTAGATCTTAATCCAAAAATAACGCGGTCATAGGATTCCGAGAGGTCTTTCATGGATACGGTCTCTCTTTTGTTGCGCAAGGCAACAATGGCGGCTTCCCGAACCATATTTTCAATGTCCGACGGAGAAAACCACAAAGCTTTCTGAGATAAGATCTTCGTATTAATGGCGGTATCGGCCTTGATCTTGGAGAGATAGAACTCAAAGAGGTCTTTGCGTTCTTTGAGGTTGGGCCGGCCGACATAAAGTTTTCTGTCGAAACGGCCGGCCCGCATAATCGCCGGGTCAAGTTCTTCTTCGGGAACATTGGTGGCGGCAATGACGACAATGTTATTTTCTTTCTGCCGCAAACCGTCTAATTCTGTAAGAAATTGATTGATGGTCGCGTTATGATCCATCGTTCCGCCGCCAAAACCTTTATCGGCCATACGCGGCCGGGCAAAAGAATCAATTTCATCAATGAAAATAATACATCCGCCTTCAATGTCAGCTAAAGCACGGGCTTCTTTAAAGAGAGTTCTAATTCTTTGAGATCCGACACCGATAAAAATCCCCACAAATTCACTTCCCACCGCCGATAAAAAGGGAAGTCCGGCTTCGGTGGCAATGGCTTTGGCAAGGTAAGTTTTCCCGCATCCCGGCGGGCCTACCAGCATTGTCCCTTTAATGATCTTTCCGCCGATAGCTTTTAGCATACGGCGGTCTTTTAAAAGCTCGACAAGTTCCCAAGCTTCTTTTTTGACTTGGTCCATCCCGATGACTTCGTTCCACTTGACGTTGACTTTGGCGGTTTTAATTCTTTCTTGGCCGATTTTGGCAAATCCGCCTCCGGCCACAAAATACATATTAACGAAAGCAAAGATAAAGGCCTGTACAACGCCGCCCAGCATAAAGATCACCAAATAAATGGACATTTGGGCCATCAATTGATTTTTGCTGAAAGACTCCATCCCTAAAAAGCTTTTGCTCCCAAAATAGATCATTAGGATCAGGATAAGAAGAATAGAGGATAGCCCGGCAATGATGGCGATTTTTACCCAGTAGAGCTTAAAGAGGACGGACAATTTATTCTTTTTCATGCGGTTAAGTCCTTTCGCCGGTTTTTTGGCGTTTTAAAGGGATCGATATTTTTTGGCGTGTATGTTGTTTATTTCGTTGGTTTTAAGAGTATCATATTGCGCTTACGAAGTCAATTGTCCGACGAAAGAAATTACCGCTTTTATCGTTTTCAAGGCTCAATAAACCTTGACTTTCAAAACAAACTGTGATATTTTGTCATAATATTTTACTGGAAAAATTAATAACGTTTGCAAAAAAGGAAATTGAAACATGTCAAAAATAAGCAAGATCCAAGGCCGCGAGATCCTTGATTCGCGCGGTAATCCGACGGTTGAAGTAGACGTTCTCTTAGAGTCTGGCGTTTTAGGCCGAGCGGCTGTTCCTTCCGGCGCTTCCACGGGTGAACATGA comes from the Candidatus Omnitrophota bacterium genome and includes:
- a CDS encoding AAA family ATPase, with translation MKKNKLSVLFKLYWVKIAIIAGLSSILLILILMIYFGSKSFLGMESFSKNQLMAQMSIYLVIFMLGGVVQAFIFAFVNMYFVAGGGFAKIGQERIKTAKVNVKWNEVIGMDQVKKEAWELVELLKDRRMLKAIGGKIIKGTMLVGPPGCGKTYLAKAIATEAGLPFLSAVGSEFVGIFIGVGSQRIRTLFKEARALADIEGGCIIFIDEIDSFARPRMADKGFGGGTMDHNATINQFLTELDGLRQKENNIVVIAATNVPEEELDPAIMRAGRFDRKLYVGRPNLKERKDLFEFYLSKIKADTAINTKILSQKALWFSPSDIENMVREAAIVALRNKRETVSMKDLSESYDRVIFGLRSNVQLSEKEKIWVAYHEAGHAIISYLTHPTDDVIKATIIPHRGSLGFVAHHPAEEINIHSKEYWLATIKVCLASYAAEQIKFGTTGSGVAGDFQTAMHCAHDMVWRFGMGRSGKIGDFYAFSNSSTSSFLSEEMKTTLNNDVQEILNSCLKEVTGILSEKRELLEYFAQELIKKEELEYDEIESIFNKFDLKPLSRGKI